In the genome of Rhopalosiphum padi isolate XX-2018 chromosome 1, ASM2088224v1, whole genome shotgun sequence, the window CAAAATCCGGTAGCGGTGTTGTATGCTATCTACAAATAtttatctacattctacaaaGTACAAAGTTAGATCCCACAGGCTTTAACGATTAGTTATGTCTGTGAATTATTCGCGTGTGTTTGTCATTTGTATTGCGTTCAAAATGAATTCAATTGGTGatttatatagacatattatttatactgatgATACATgtgtgaattttttaaaacaaaaaggtGTCTTACCTAAACAAGAATTTTGTGAAAAAATCAATGTTAGCAATGAAGTGTGTGGTGGCGTTCTCAaggaatgttataaaaatagccGCAAACGAGATTCCGATGGGCAATTTGTGAAAACAAAATACTTACGTTGCCAAACACGTGGTTGTCAAACCTATCAGTCCATTCGTAAAAAAAATCCGTTTTTTACCTATGTCGATACTAATGGAAAATGTAATAGCGGATTAAGTTTATGCCAGATTGTAATAGAGCTCGTATGGTATTGGGCACATGGTATGCAAGTAATTCAAACTATAAAATGGACAGCTAGAAGTCAACACACCGTGTCGGATTGGTACAATCTTTGCCGTGATATTTGTGTTGACCAATTTGAAAAACGTACAAAAATGGGTGGTGTAGGATTCGTAGTGCAAATAGACGAATCTTTATTTCAAGGCAAGCGAAAGTATAACCGTGGTCGTCTACGTCTAGGAGATCGTCAACCTAGAGAAGAATCAGGATCTAGCAGTTCTGATACTGATACTGAAATAACTAATCGAAATAACGGTGTACGCGTACAGGGGCCGTGGGTGTTTGGAATGTGTTGTAGGCGTGATAATATAGTAGAACGCCGATTGTTTATCGTTCAAAAAAGAGACCGCACCACTTTGCTTCCAATTATTAAAAGAGAAATTGAGCCAGGGACGACCATTTTTTCAGATGAATGGAAAGCTTACAGCTGTTTAAACGATCATGGCTATATCTACAATAccgtaaatcataaaaataatttcattgatCCCCACAAACAGGAGCTGAAACTCAAACTATGGAATGTTATTGGCGACATATAAAGGTGAAATATGGTATAAAATCGCATGGTGCCACTAATTTGCTGGAAAGGCAGCTTAAAGAAGAATGGTGGCGCTCCATAAACACAACCAATACGTtcgaaacattttttattgatatgaaAAATACTTTTCAACTTTAATTAAGAACATTCATTGATAATCTTCATTTATTTATGAAGTGCTCTGGTTTAAAATGaagtaagatttttttatataataatacgacataatttatacgtaaataGCAATGTGTAGATAACATTTAGTGCGTAGATAGCATACGACACCGCTACCCAAAATCCAAATTgtacagttaaatacatttttttttaaataataaggcagtaaaatactacagctaaagtataattattttttatttatttgttttttaaaataagatataagtgggtttattattcaaaaatggcCCTCCGCATACCATCAAGTAGTCCAGTGTTTCTCAATCTTTGTATTATAACACAgactattaaaaatgttcatactttgtgacacacaataaaaaaaaaaataagaataatacctattaatttttgtaaatagtgTCAACAAGGTTCGTACAGTTAATATAAGTACTTCCCGCGACACGTTTGGCTTACCCGACGTCATActggttgagaaacactggtgTAGTCTTTCGCGTACCACGGTTTAAGAACTGTTGATTTAGAAGAAAAGGTTTACGTGgggaaatttcaaatatttattttaaaaatataaaaaatgatttttgcatattttcttGTGAAACTTTCTGTTAAACATAAaacaagaatttattttatataaatattgtaaaatctat includes:
- the LOC132929811 gene encoding uncharacterized protein LOC132929811, coding for MSVNYSRVFVICIAFKMNSIGDLYRHIIYTDDTCVNFLKQKGVLPKQEFCEKINVSNEVCGGVLKECYKNSRKRDSDGQFVKTKYLRCQTRGCQTYQSIRKKNPFFTYVDTNGKCNSGLSLCQIVIELVWYWAHGMQVIQTIKWTARSQHTVSDWYNLCRDICVDQFEKRTKMGGVGFVVQIDESLFQGKRKYNRGRLRLGDRQPREESGSSSSDTDTEITNRNNGVRVQGPWVFGMCCRRDNIVERRLFIVQKRDRTTLLPIIKREIEPGTTIFSDEWKAYSCLNDHGYIYNTVNHKNNFIDPHKQELKLKLWNVIGDI